One window from the genome of Candidatus Chlorohelix allophototropha encodes:
- a CDS encoding AAA family ATPase encodes MATAIQGTMTPEEFREITTRIEQEVGRIIVGQKDIVRYVMVSIISGGHVLLEGVPGLGKTALVRTLAEVLELRFSRIQFTPDLMPADIVGTNILLEDQHGGRQFRFQPGPIFANLVLADEINRATPKTQSALLEAMQERTVTVSNQTYRVERPFFVLATQNPIDMEGTYPLPEAQLDRFFFKLQVGFPKEDELMEILGRTTGGDKPNLSKIADGQKVMAMGELARHIPVATHVQNYVARIVLSTHPDSDSAPPFVKQYVRFGSSPRGAQAMMLSSKIVALMDGRFNVAFEDIRTVAYHALRHRLILNFEGEAEGIDADKVIEEILKTVPEDKEGK; translated from the coding sequence ATGGCGACTGCGATTCAAGGCACAATGACTCCGGAAGAATTCCGCGAGATAACCACCCGCATAGAACAAGAGGTGGGGCGTATCATCGTTGGGCAAAAAGATATTGTCCGTTACGTAATGGTAAGTATAATCTCAGGTGGGCATGTGTTGTTGGAAGGCGTGCCGGGTTTGGGTAAAACTGCGTTGGTACGTACTCTGGCGGAAGTGCTGGAACTGCGTTTCAGCCGTATCCAATTCACCCCCGACCTGATGCCAGCGGATATTGTAGGCACAAATATATTGCTGGAAGACCAGCATGGCGGTAGGCAATTCCGGTTTCAGCCCGGTCCGATTTTTGCCAATCTGGTGCTGGCAGACGAAATCAACCGCGCAACGCCGAAAACCCAATCCGCGCTATTGGAAGCGATGCAAGAGCGCACCGTAACGGTATCGAACCAAACCTATCGGGTAGAACGTCCCTTCTTCGTGTTGGCTACACAAAACCCTATTGATATGGAAGGTACTTACCCACTCCCAGAAGCGCAATTAGACCGCTTCTTCTTCAAGTTGCAGGTGGGTTTTCCTAAAGAAGATGAGTTAATGGAAATTCTTGGACGCACCACCGGAGGCGATAAACCCAATCTGAGCAAGATTGCTGACGGACAAAAAGTTATGGCGATGGGCGAACTGGCACGCCACATCCCGGTCGCCACGCACGTTCAAAATTATGTAGCGCGTATTGTGCTGTCAACCCACCCGGATAGCGACAGCGCGCCCCCCTTCGTCAAACAATATGTGCGTTTCGGTTCTAGCCCGCGCGGGGCGCAAGCAATGATGCTGTCTTCAAAAATCGTGGCACTGATGGATGGGCGTTTTAACGTGGCATTTGAAGACATTCGCACCGTTGCTTACCATGCGCTGCGTCATCGCCTTATTCTTAATTTTGAAGGCGAGGCAGAAGGTATCGACGCAGACAAGGTGATTGAAGAAATTCTCAAAACAGTGCCGGAAGATAAAGAGGGCAAGTAA